The Campylobacter concisus genome contains the following window.
ATGAATATATCGGCTGGGGCTGAGTTTTGTATCTGTGTAACAAGGCCACCACTTGCACCAAGTGTTAAGTTGATCTTGGCGTTTGGGTGAAGCTTGTTAAACTCTTTTATAAGCTCAGGAAATGCGTATGTCGTATTTGCCGCAGCATAGACATTTACTTCAGCGCCAAGTGCGTTTATGGCAAAAAAGGCTGCCAAACATAAAAATTTAAAAACTTTTCTCATTTAAACTCCTATGATGATTTGTGATGATTTTACTATTGCTAAAAGTGTATCGCCAACACCTATCTTCATCTGGATAGCACTATCTTTTGTGATGATGGCAGTTAAAGTCTGCTCATCGCTTAGTTTTAAAGTAATTTCAGCATTTACAGCACCTATCTTTGCTTCGATCACTTCGCCTTTTAATTGATTTTTTGTGCTTATTTTTATATCTAGATTCCTAGCCAAAATAACAGCTGGGGCTTTAAAAATATAAATAACTTTTTGTCCAACTTTTAGGCCTAAATTTTTCTCACTTTCAACCGTGATGTTTGACTCAAGCGTGCAGCCATTACTTAGTTTTGCAACTATTTGAGAATTTACCGCACCGCGGTTTATGCTAATAATCTCACATGAGAGCTGATTTCTAGCACTTAAGTTCATATTCATTCTTTGAAGATTTATAATATCTACATCCTCAAAATCTACTTTTTGACAAATTTTTTGTAAAAAATCCTTTTGGGTCTCAAGGATTGTGTCATAAATTTTTATCAGTTTATTGGCATACTCGCTTAGCTCGGAGCCACTATTTTTTTTATTTCCATCAGCTCTAATAATAAGCGGCTTACTACTTTTGTTATTTATCGTATCAAGGCAGTCCCAAGCATTTTTATACGATATACCAACCAATTCTGCTGCTTTTGTGATACTTTTTGTCTCTTTTATGGCCTTTAATAATGTAATATGTTTAGCTAAAACCTGTGTATCTTCGCCTAAAAATAGTTCTAAATTTATATCTGCTTTCAAAATTTTTACCTTTACTATATTAGAGAATAATTTGTGAAGTATATCTAATTATATTAATCCTTAAGCTTAAAGATTTAAATCGATTTATAAATTTCTCTTAATTTCTTGTAAAGTTTTTAAAAGATAAAATCGAGCTACATTTTATAAATAAAAATAAGGCTTGGTATGAAATTTTTGCTTTCTATCTTTTTTAGTTTGCTTTTAGCCTGTGCTAATACGGACATAAATACGAATAGCGAAAGCGACGAATTTGATGTTGAATTTGAAGCAAGAAAAGATGTTTTTGACCCACTTAGTGGCTACAATAGAATTATGACGCATGCAAATGACTTTATCTATGTAAATATGCTAACTCCAGTGGCAAAAGGCTATGCCTATGTTGTGCCAAAAACAGCTAGAACAATGGTTTCAAATTTCTTTGATAATCTGCTTTTCCCAGTTCGCTTTGTAAATAACTTACTTCAGTTTAAATTTCAAAATGCTGGCGAAGAGACATTGAGATTTTTAGCAAATACGATAATTGGCTTTGGCGGACTAACAGACGGAGCAAAATACTACAACCTCAAGCCTCACGATGAAGATTTTGGACAAACGCTTGGATATTGGGGGCTTGGCAGCGGTTTTCACATCGTTTGGCCACTTATTGGACCATCAAATTTAAGAGATACTGGAGGCATGGTCGGAGATTATTTTGCCGATCCTATTAGCTACGTTGATCCTATACTTTTATCAACTGGTATCAAGTCATATAGAGCGTTTAATAGCTTTTCACAAGATCCAACTGCTTATGAAAAACTAAGAAAAGATGCTATTGACCTTTATCCATTTTTACGCGATGCTTACGAGCAAAGACGTGACAAGCTTATCAAGGAGTAAATATGAAAATTTTAAAAATTCTAACTATGATTTTACTTTTTACAAATAGCCTTTTTGCTATTTCAAAAGAGCAGATCAAACCTGAAGTAGAGATGAAAACAACAAAGGTTATTGAAATTTTAAAAGATACAAATTTAGACAATAATGCAAAGACAAAAGAAATTTTTGCTCTTCTTGATTCATTTTTCGACTATAAGCAAATGGCAAAGATTAGCCTTGGTAAACGTTACAACAGCTTAAGTGGCGATGAGCAAGCCAAATTTGACGCAGCATTTGAGCAAAAACTAAAAAGCTCATACATAGATAAACTTTTAGGATACAAAGATCAAGAGATACATATAACTGGCGAGAGCGAACCTCAAAAAAATAGATATTGGCTCACATCTGAGCTCATAAATGATGGCAAGAGCTACGAATTTGTCTATAAATTTTATGACGCTAAAGAGCGTGGCTGGCTCATTTATGATCTTGATATCGTTGGTGTAAGCATCATTCAAACTTATAGAAGTCAGTTTGGTGATGTGCTAAATAACGCTGATTTCAATACTCTTTTACAAAAGCTAAACGAAGCTGTTTTGCCTGATCAAAATAAAACCAACCCTTAATGCGACAAATTTTTAAATTTATCATTGCTAGAAACAAGCTTATTATTGCTCTGATTTTAGCTTTAAGCGTAGTTTTTGGCTATCTTAGTACCAAGCTTAGCGTTGATGCGTCAGCTGAAACGCTACTACTTGAGCATGATCCTGACTTAAAAGCTTA
Protein-coding sequences here:
- a CDS encoding TOBE domain-containing protein, encoding MKADINLELFLGEDTQVLAKHITLLKAIKETKSITKAAELVGISYKNAWDCLDTINNKSSKPLIIRADGNKKNSGSELSEYANKLIKIYDTILETQKDFLQKICQKVDFEDVDIINLQRMNMNLSARNQLSCEIISINRGAVNSQIVAKLSNGCTLESNITVESEKNLGLKVGQKVIYIFKAPAVILARNLDIKISTKNQLKGEVIEAKIGAVNAEITLKLSDEQTLTAIITKDSAIQMKIGVGDTLLAIVKSSQIIIGV
- a CDS encoding VacJ family lipoprotein, whose protein sequence is MKFLLSIFFSLLLACANTDINTNSESDEFDVEFEARKDVFDPLSGYNRIMTHANDFIYVNMLTPVAKGYAYVVPKTARTMVSNFFDNLLFPVRFVNNLLQFKFQNAGEETLRFLANTIIGFGGLTDGAKYYNLKPHDEDFGQTLGYWGLGSGFHIVWPLIGPSNLRDTGGMVGDYFADPISYVDPILLSTGIKSYRAFNSFSQDPTAYEKLRKDAIDLYPFLRDAYEQRRDKLIKE
- a CDS encoding ABC transporter substrate-binding protein, which gives rise to MKILKILTMILLFTNSLFAISKEQIKPEVEMKTTKVIEILKDTNLDNNAKTKEIFALLDSFFDYKQMAKISLGKRYNSLSGDEQAKFDAAFEQKLKSSYIDKLLGYKDQEIHITGESEPQKNRYWLTSELINDGKSYEFVYKFYDAKERGWLIYDLDIVGVSIIQTYRSQFGDVLNNADFNTLLQKLNEAVLPDQNKTNP